The segment GAGGATATTCAGATCCTAGTTGAAATTCAACTATAAGTGTCTTCTTAAAGATGTAGCTTGACATATAAGTTCTCCAAAgggatatttttattatagttcCAAAGCCTTTTTGATCTTGTCAAATCAGGTGAAGACAttgaaatatgaaaaataaaatacttttattcTAACCAAGACTTCATGAATCTTGGCCAATCACaaactaaaacataattaaaacagAAGAGATCGAAACATTTGAGAGTTGAGACGAAATCAAAGCTCATCCCTTTTGATCGTAGATGGACGAACACCTTGGCTTAAGAAGTCTCTGTAATACTTGCCCGATTCTTTCTCAATACGTGTGAGGTTATTTTTGAAATCAATGTAATAGAGTCCGAATCTGCTGTTGTAACCTTCATTCCACTCGAAGTTATCCAACAATGACCATACAAAGTATCCTGTAACATTTACTTTGTCGATGCTGCATATTTTACGTTTTATTAGATTCTTAGATATGATTGTTACTCATCTATCATGTAAGCAAAATAAATAGGACTTACCATATAGCTTCATTCATACTCAAAAGATGCCTCTGAAGATAATACTTTCTGTTGTGATCAGCGGTACCAACTGCAACTGAATCGGTTTCCCCAAGGTCTTCTCCATATCCTAGCAAAatcaatatattaattatacgTACTTGTTTCTGTAACCAAATGAAAAAATAACGAGTTAACAATGATGATGATATGACAAAATCTCTACTTACCATTTTCCATGATCATAATTTCAGGGTTTGCATATTTATCCTTGATGTACTTCAAAAGACTTCTAAATCCTTTCGCGTAAACGGGCAGCTTACCGGTGGAAGGCTGACATATAACAAAGGTGAAAAAGTATAACGTTATAGGCATACATATAAGATTTATCCATGCATTATGTGGAATTGAAATGACAACATCATAGCACTAGTACAAACCTCAAAGTTACATATATCATAGTTAAAATCTTATGAtctaattataatataattatagaaaaaaactCTAATTAAAAGCATACCGTGCTACCGATGGTCAATTTGTCTGCGTTCTTAGCTGAAAAGAAGATCAATTTTGATCAGTACAAAATACAAACCTATTGGTTTGTTTTGTTGCCATCGCAATTTCAACCTAAGGAGAGAAATAAAAACTTACGTTCCCAAGAAATAAGAGAATCTTGCTTCCATCGTGGTTTAGAATGATCTGGATTTTCGAGATGGTTCGCAAATGTCGAGGTGTAGTAGTTGAGTCCTACGAAATGAGCCGAGTTTTGCAGTTTTGCTTTCTGCGCAGTGGTAAATTGGGGCAATCTGTGTCCAACAATGTCTTTCATGATCTGTGGATAGTCCCCATACATTGTAGTATCTAGATGCCTACAAGAAATTATAGATTTCCATTgaggaaaatttaaaaatcatccATTAAAGGAACTCTATATATaccaatttttttagaaatttataatacCATCATCAACTGCTTACCATCCCAACATAAAGTCAAGTGCACGGCTTGTGGACGCACCATCTTGTGAATCCTGAAAGTCATGTGGTTCAAACCAAGCCGGACTATGTGCGATTCCGACCTTCCCTCCTTTACACTGTCGCCATAATTAACAtaacagaaaacaaaacaaaaatggttTATATCTTAAAGTCAACGATGGTAAAACAAGTTTGAAGTTAATccctataatttatatacattagTTACCTTTTCACATTGTGTGAAAGCTTCAAAGGCTTCTGCGTGAGCGTTAAGAAGGTTATGACTGACTTGGTAAACCTCGTGTCCTGATTGTCCCCCTTTGCACGTAGGATCTACGTAGGAAGAACAACGTCCTGGTGCCTTCTTGCCTACGTCATAACCAGCGTGAGCG is part of the Raphanus sativus cultivar WK10039 chromosome 5, ASM80110v3, whole genome shotgun sequence genome and harbors:
- the LOC108862927 gene encoding beta-glucosidase 23-like, translating into MALQKFPLMGLLMLLTIVVSPATADGPVCPPSTKLSRASFPEGFLFGTATAAYQVEGAVNETCRGPALWDIYCKRYPERCKGQNGDVAVDFFHRYKEDIQLMKSLNTDAFRLSIAWTRIFPHGRKEKGVSQSGVQFYHDVIDELLRNGIVPFVTVFHWDTPQDLEDEYGGFLSERIVKDFREYADFVFQEYGGKVKHWITFNEPWVFAHAGYDVGKKAPGRCSSYVDPTCKGGQSGHEVYQVSHNLLNAHAEAFEAFTQCEKCKGGKVGIAHSPAWFEPHDFQDSQDGASTSRALDFMLGWHLDTTMYGDYPQIMKDIVGHRLPQFTTAQKAKLQNSAHFVGLNYYTSTFANHLENPDHSKPRWKQDSLISWEPKNADKLTIGSTPSTGKLPVYAKGFRSLLKYIKDKYANPEIMIMENGYGEDLGETDSVAVGTADHNRKYYLQRHLLSMNEAICIDKVNVTGYFVWSLLDNFEWNEGYNSRFGLYYIDFKNNLTRIEKESGKYYRDFLSQGVRPSTIKRDEL